The following proteins come from a genomic window of Thermoproteus sp.:
- a CDS encoding alcohol dehydrogenase catalytic domain-containing protein translates to MKAARFYGPGKPLVIEEVPKPSPGPGEALVRITAAGICHTELHFLDGILNLGVVPITLGHEMAGIVEEVGPGVTDVKPGDRVIVYYYVGCGKCRFCLRGEENLCENPKAEYGFITDGGFAQYVKVPARNLVKLPDNLSFEEAAPIGCSVTTAIHATKRAAPRVGENVVVYGVGAVGFALIQYNKLVGANVIAIGRSPKKLELTKRLGADHVINAREQDVVKEVLRLTDGRGADVIYELVGTKETMENSVKMLAKRGRLVFIGYWRDRLEVDPLELVIKEATITASVGNTLEELVEAVRLVAEGKIKIIVDKVTTLDKINEELERLRKGEVVGRVVVDPWRH, encoded by the coding sequence ATGAAGGCGGCTAGATTCTACGGCCCCGGTAAGCCCCTAGTGATTGAGGAGGTCCCCAAGCCGTCGCCGGGCCCCGGCGAGGCTCTCGTGAGGATTACAGCCGCCGGCATATGCCACACGGAGCTCCACTTCCTAGACGGAATATTGAACCTAGGCGTGGTCCCCATAACGTTGGGGCACGAGATGGCGGGGATAGTCGAAGAGGTGGGGCCGGGCGTCACCGATGTGAAGCCTGGAGATAGGGTGATCGTGTACTACTATGTGGGGTGCGGCAAGTGTAGGTTCTGCCTTAGAGGCGAGGAGAACCTCTGCGAGAACCCCAAGGCCGAATACGGCTTCATCACAGACGGCGGCTTTGCCCAATACGTGAAGGTCCCCGCGAGAAATTTGGTGAAGTTGCCCGACAATTTGTCGTTTGAAGAGGCTGCGCCGATTGGATGTAGCGTGACCACGGCGATACACGCCACCAAGAGGGCGGCGCCAAGAGTGGGAGAGAACGTGGTGGTCTACGGCGTGGGGGCCGTGGGCTTCGCCTTGATACAATACAACAAACTGGTGGGGGCCAACGTAATAGCAATAGGCAGGAGCCCCAAGAAATTGGAGCTCACCAAGAGACTTGGCGCAGACCACGTGATAAACGCGCGGGAACAGGACGTGGTGAAGGAGGTCTTAAGGCTCACCGACGGCAGAGGGGCCGACGTGATCTACGAACTTGTGGGAACCAAAGAGACTATGGAGAACTCCGTTAAGATGCTCGCCAAGAGGGGCAGACTCGTCTTTATAGGCTACTGGAGGGACAGACTCGAGGTAGACCCGCTGGAGCTTGTGATCAAAGAGGCGACCATAACGGCCTCCGTCGGCAACACCCTCGAGGAGCTAGTGGAGGCCGTGAGGCTGGTGGCAGAAGGCAAAATAAAAATCATCGTGGATAAAGTCACAACTCTCGACAAGATAAACGAAGAACTAGAAAGGCTTAGAAAGGGAGAGGTGGTCGGGAGGGTTGTCGTGGACCCTTGGAGACATTAA
- a CDS encoding superoxide dismutase: MSVSLFKRYELPPLPYNLDALEPYISRDIVDVHYNGHHKGYVNTANSLLERMEKIIKGELTSGQYDIQGILRGLTFNINGHKLHDLYWKSMAPAGKGGGKPGGRLADLINKQYGSFDRFKAVFTEAANSLPGTGWTALYYDTETGNLQIMTFENHFLNHIGEAPILIIVDEFEHAYYLQYKNKRADYVNAWWNLVNWDYAEKKLSKLV; this comes from the coding sequence ATGTCGGTAAGTCTGTTCAAAAGGTACGAACTGCCGCCCCTCCCCTACAACCTAGACGCGCTGGAGCCCTATATAAGCAGGGACATAGTTGACGTACACTACAACGGCCACCATAAGGGCTACGTCAATACGGCCAACTCCCTCCTCGAGAGGATGGAGAAAATAATCAAGGGCGAGTTGACGTCGGGCCAGTACGACATACAGGGGATATTGAGGGGCCTCACCTTCAACATAAACGGCCACAAGCTCCACGACCTCTACTGGAAGAGCATGGCGCCGGCAGGCAAGGGCGGCGGCAAGCCCGGCGGCAGGCTGGCCGACCTCATAAACAAGCAGTACGGCAGCTTCGATAGGTTCAAGGCGGTGTTCACCGAGGCCGCCAACTCGTTGCCCGGCACCGGCTGGACCGCCCTCTATTACGACACCGAGACCGGCAACTTGCAGATAATGACGTTCGAGAACCACTTCCTGAACCACATAGGCGAGGCGCCGATACTCATCATAGTAGACGAGTTCGAACACGCTTACTACCTCCAGTACAAGAACAAGAGGGCCGACTACGTCAACGCCTGGTGGAACCTAGTCAATTGGGACTACGCCGAAAAGAAACTCTCAAAATTAGTTTAG